The genomic stretch GGGCAGCCAGCGCGATGCCGATGTAGGTGAAGATCTTGACCAGGATCTTCAGCAGCTTCGAGAAGAACGCCTTGATCTTGTCGCCGAGGGTGTCGTGCAGCCCGTCGTCCCAGGCCGCGCGGATCGTCGTCGCAGCGGCCTTGCCGGCACCGTTCAGCGCGTCGACCGAGCGACGCAGGCGAGCGGTCGCGGCGTCGGCGTCGGCCTTCGCACCCTCCACCGCCCGGTGCTTCGCGTCGATCTGTCCCTGCTCGTCGCTCGTGATCGCCGGTGCGTCCGAGGCCCGGTTCTGCGACGGGTCGGGCATCGAGCCCGCCCGGCTGCCGGACGCCTGGGCGTTCTCGGCGTCCTGCAGCGCGGCGGCGGACTCGGCGAGCCCCCGCTCGAGTTCCGGCAGGTACCCCTTCAGCGCGTCCCGGATCGCGTCGTAGCGTCCGGAGAGCTTCGTGAGGGAACCGGCCACCTCGCCGCTCTTCTTGCGGACCGCGTCGGCCGTCGCGCCCTTGAACTGGCTGTCGTCGCCGTCGCCGATGCTCTTGAGGACCGCGGCCTCGGAGGTGATCTCCTGCGCCATGGTCGAGTAGTAGGTCACGAGCTCCTGCACGACGGAGACGTCGGCCACCATCGGGTCCGACGCCTCGCCGACGAGGGCCCAGTTGCCGCCACGGGCGGGCATCAGGCGCCCCCGCCGTCGGTCGGCTGCGACTCGGTCGTCAGCTTCTCGGTCAGGTCGTGCTCGAGGTCCGTGAAGTTCTCGGTCGCCTTCTGCATCTTCTCGTGCAGGTCCTTGACGGCGCCCTTCATCTTGTTGCGGTGGATCTTCCAGTCGCCGGAGAAGTCGTGCATCGCCTTCTGCACGTCGTGCTGGCCGTACACCTCGGTCAGGGCGCGGTCGTCCGACTTTTGGTGCTCGAGCTCGTCCGAGATGTGCTGCAACTTGGTGGTTGAGTCCTCGAGGACGGCTCTGGTGATGATGAGGTCTGCCATGGGTGCTCCCGATCGATGCCCGTGCCGGTGGAGGTGGACCGGGCGGCCCGTCGTCGGGCCGCCCGGTGTCCCGCGCTACTTGATGGCGTTGGCGAGCTCGGTGTCGGTCTGCTGCAGTGCCTCGGCGGCCTTGTTCAGGTACATCGACATGCCCTCGAGACCCTCGATGGTCTTCGTGGCACCGTCGTTGAACTCCTGGTACGAGTTGCCGAACGCGACGGAGGACTGGTCCGTGACGTAGCCGCCCGAGATGAGCGAGTCGACGAGCGACTTCAGCTCACGGAGCTTCGAGGTGATGTCCTGCTCGCCGTTGACCAGGCGGGTCGCGGCATCCTGCATCTCGCCGTAGGTGACGTTCAAGTTGGGCATGTGATGCTCCTGATCTCGATTTTCGTTCACCCCCGGTACTGGAGGCCTCGACGAACGTACCGAGCGGTCGACCCCCGGACGAGGGCCTTCAACTCCTGTTCACCGAGCG from Curtobacterium sp. MCLR17_032 encodes the following:
- a CDS encoding WXG100 family type VII secretion target translates to MPNLNVTYGEMQDAATRLVNGEQDITSKLRELKSLVDSLISGGYVTDQSSVAFGNSYQEFNDGATKTIEGLEGMSMYLNKAAEALQQTDTELANAIK